In Anaerolineae bacterium, the sequence CTGGGTCGCCCTGACGCTGCGCGTTCCCGCCGGGTAGATCAGTGTCCGCCCACCGCTTCTTCGTCCCGCCGGAGACTCTGGCCTCCAGCGAGATCACTCTGGGACGGGACCTGGCTCACCGCGTCGGCCGGGTACTCCGGCTGCAGGTGGGCGACCGCATCTCCCTGCTGAACGGCCTAGGCCGGGAGGTAGAAGCTGAGATTCTCTCTATCAGTCGCGATGCCGTGCGCGCCCGAGCCCTGGGAGTCACCTGCCCCAACACCGAGCCCCGCCTGCATCTGGTGCTCTATCAGGCCCTGCTGCCCAGCGATCGCTTCGAGTGGGTCCTGGAGAAGGGCACTGAGATAGGGGTGGCTCGCTTCGTCCCCCTCGTCACCACCCGCTGCACCGCCCGTCCTCCTGCCGGTGACCTCGCCCGCAAGAGGAGCCGCTGGCAGGCAGTGGTCAGGGCTGCCGCCGAGCAGAGCCATCGCGCCCTGCTCCCCGAAGTGACCGCGCCGGCCACGCTGCAGGCGGCCTTGGGAGGCCTGAGCGGGCCCGGTCTGCTGGCCTGGGAGGACTCGCGCCGCCCCCTGAAGTCAGCCCTCCCAGAACTCGCCACTCAGGACGTGCTGGCGCTGTTCGTGGGCCCCGAGGGTGGCTTCACCTCCGAAGAGGCGGAGGCAGCCCAGGCCGCCGGCTTGACCATCGTCTCCCTGGGCCCGCGCATCCTGCGCGCCGAGACGGCGGGGCCCGTCCTCGCCGCCCTGGCCCTCTATGCGGCGGGTGAGCTCTAGACAGGGACGGCCAACAACCGACGGGCGACCCAGGAACCTCCTGGGGCTACAGCCTTACCAGTGAGGCGAACCAGGAAGTGCGCCCTCATCGGGTCAGCGGTGCTTTTGGGCCTTGCTCCTGTGCTCGACACAGGGCACCACGATGATGCCAGCGTTCGTGTCTGTGTCCAGGAACAGGCGCCAGTCTCGCACTCTCAGCCAGTAGCCCGTCTCGGGCGCCCGCAGCCGGGCCCCATCTCCCTGACCCGTCTCCGCCAGCCGTCCTACGGCCTAGGTAACCTATCTGGCAACCTGCCCATCCAGTCGGCGCAGGCTCTGGCGGGCTGGGCCCGTACGGGTGACGCGCAGGGTCATAGCCCAAGCTGCCGCAGCACTTCCTCTGCCGACACCAGGTTTCGCTCTTCGGCAGCCCGCCTGCTCTCGGCGATAGCAGCCGAAGTCTCCTCGCTCAGTTCGCCTTCATCGTCCTCGTGCGCGCTTTCGAAGGCAGCCAACACCGGATCCTCGCAGGTCGCCAGCCGGCGCAGTATGTGCACCAGGGCAGT encodes:
- a CDS encoding 16S rRNA (uracil(1498)-N(3))-methyltransferase — its product is MSAHRFFVPPETLASSEITLGRDLAHRVGRVLRLQVGDRISLLNGLGREVEAEILSISRDAVRARALGVTCPNTEPRLHLVLYQALLPSDRFEWVLEKGTEIGVARFVPLVTTRCTARPPAGDLARKRSRWQAVVRAAAEQSHRALLPEVTAPATLQAALGGLSGPGLLAWEDSRRPLKSALPELATQDVLALFVGPEGGFTSEEAEAAQAAGLTIVSLGPRILRAETAGPVLAALALYAAGEL